A single Pirellulaceae bacterium DNA region contains:
- a CDS encoding 3-oxoacyl-ACP synthase III produces MKFQRVAVESIGFTLPSEIVTSAEIERRLAPAYQRLKLSEGRLELMSGISERRFWPDGTPISGPSINSARLALEAADVLPEQIGCLIHASVCRDYLEPATACRVHAGLDLPANCWVYDLSNACLGLLSGMVQVATMIEQGMIRAGIVVGTESGSGLVESTIAALNADQSLTRQSIKPSFASLTIGSGSCAMLLVDRDLSQTGNLLSDCVIRAETQHHGLCQSDTDQAGQGMQPLMHTDSEQLLQAGIDVGRRAFADLCSTGWSPDGIDFSVCHQVGSTHRRLMLQQLGLPSDRDYSTFHWLGNTGSVALPTALAMALHSGFVDTDSNVALLGIGSGINSLMMMTHWRQPIVAGQLDQNALQHLTSATGANVAPATQLEPSLSE; encoded by the coding sequence GTGAAATTCCAGCGTGTTGCCGTGGAGTCGATTGGCTTTACCTTGCCTTCGGAAATCGTCACGTCAGCGGAGATTGAGCGCAGATTGGCTCCAGCTTATCAGCGTTTGAAGCTGTCTGAGGGTCGCTTGGAATTGATGAGCGGCATTTCCGAGCGTCGCTTCTGGCCGGACGGTACGCCAATCAGCGGGCCGAGCATCAATAGCGCTCGACTGGCGCTTGAAGCCGCCGATGTACTGCCAGAGCAGATTGGCTGTTTGATTCACGCCAGCGTATGTCGCGACTATTTGGAACCCGCTACTGCGTGTCGCGTACACGCTGGGCTAGACCTACCAGCCAATTGCTGGGTCTACGATCTGTCAAACGCGTGCCTGGGTTTGCTGAGTGGTATGGTGCAAGTCGCTACGATGATCGAGCAAGGTATGATTCGCGCCGGGATCGTAGTCGGAACCGAGAGTGGCTCTGGGTTGGTTGAATCCACGATCGCCGCGCTAAATGCAGATCAGTCGCTGACTCGCCAGTCGATCAAACCCTCGTTTGCATCCCTGACGATTGGATCAGGTAGCTGTGCCATGCTGCTGGTTGATCGGGACCTCAGCCAGACAGGCAACTTATTGAGCGACTGCGTGATCCGGGCTGAAACTCAACATCATGGACTGTGCCAGAGCGACACCGATCAGGCTGGCCAGGGCATGCAGCCACTGATGCACACCGACAGTGAACAGTTGCTGCAAGCCGGTATCGACGTCGGTCGTCGTGCCTTTGCCGACTTATGCAGCACTGGTTGGTCACCCGATGGCATCGACTTCAGCGTCTGCCATCAAGTCGGCTCGACACACCGTCGCCTGATGCTTCAGCAGCTAGGTCTGCCCAGCGATCGCGACTACAGCACCTTCCATTGGTTGGGTAATACCGGCTCAGTGGCGTTGCCTACGGCGTTGGCGATGGCATTGCACAGTGGCTTTGTTGACACTGACAGCAACGTGGCATTACTTGGAATTGGATCAGGGATCAATTCACTAATGATGATGACTCATTGGCGACAGCCGATCGTCGCTGGACAATTAGACCAAAACGCATTGCAACACTTGACGAGCGCGACGGGTGCCAATGTAGCGCCTGCCACGCAACTTGAACCCTCATTGAGCGAGTAA
- a CDS encoding gamma-glutamyl-gamma-aminobutyrate hydrolase family protein, producing MTRPIIGINSDYRSATHNQAAFSYIAAGYFDAIAKAGGLPIVVPPALDDEAIEQLVEHLDGFMLIGGADLDPRNDGFMLHHTTKPMESRRERFDRRLATQIAERRVPVLAIGAGMQLLNCVCGGNLFLHIPEDIPGALPHRDAQDTQHRHSLVIQSDSLIGRVYGEGEIRVTSRHHMAIDQLAAGFRVTARCQDGVIEAIESEMIDWFAVGTQFHPECTEASALDVRIFEEFIEAIVERKSPVGCLQLETSAA from the coding sequence ATGACCCGACCAATTATTGGTATTAATTCTGATTACCGATCGGCTACACACAATCAGGCCGCGTTTTCCTACATAGCGGCAGGTTATTTTGACGCCATCGCTAAGGCCGGTGGACTGCCGATTGTCGTGCCGCCAGCGTTGGACGACGAAGCAATTGAACAGCTAGTGGAACACCTGGATGGATTCATGTTGATCGGTGGTGCCGATCTCGATCCACGTAACGACGGTTTTATGTTGCATCACACCACCAAGCCGATGGAATCTCGCCGCGAGCGATTTGACCGGCGATTGGCCACGCAAATTGCCGAACGTCGCGTGCCGGTCTTGGCAATAGGCGCGGGCATGCAGTTGCTGAACTGTGTGTGTGGCGGGAATTTGTTCTTGCATATCCCGGAAGACATTCCGGGAGCACTGCCGCATCGCGATGCTCAAGATACTCAGCATCGCCACTCACTGGTCATTCAATCTGACTCGCTGATCGGTCGCGTTTACGGAGAAGGCGAAATCCGCGTTACCAGTCGCCACCACATGGCCATCGATCAGTTGGCCGCTGGCTTCCGCGTAACGGCTCGCTGCCAAGATGGTGTGATCGAGGCCATCGAAAGCGAAATGATCGACTGGTTCGCAGTGGGGACTCAATTCCATCCCGAATGCACGGAAGCCAGTGCGCTGGACGTACGCATCTTCGAAGAATTCATCGAAGCTATCGTCGAGCGCAAGTCACCTGTCGGCTGCTTGCAATTGGAAACCTCGGCCGCGTAG
- a CDS encoding PQQ-dependent sugar dehydrogenase, with protein MNIQTYRLRAALHAGWRLLGNCLSLTIAFGPCVAADLIDSADSSLVQPADETLDWSRFERKTIASQLQQPMEFDIAADGTIFLIELAGKLKTIDPQTGVQSVVGELSVTTEQENGLIGLALAPDFENDHWIYLQYSPPDFSGQRVSRFQFRDGRLLLDSEQQLLEYPEQRRECCHHAGSLEFGPDGCLYIGTGDNTNPFDFSEGYAPIDPRADREPWDAQRTSANSQNWNGKVLRIRPEPGGGYSIPEGNLFPADGSQGLPEIYVMGCRNPWRISVDQRTGYVYWGDVGPDAGQDGPRGPRGYDEINQARQAGNFGWPYFIGDNFAYSSYDFETKMAGQPMDPLAPENHSPNNTGTRQLPPAQPALIYYPGSAFEKFPELGAGGRTACAGPVFYAQDYQPHPYRLPDYFEGCLFIHEWSRNWLMAVHLKADGRVDRIEPFLQAEKFTRPIQLKFDRGGVLHVLLYGETWGINHDAELVRLDYVRGNRAPRPVIDIDRTFGREPLRIQLSAAKSTDPDGDLLEYLWSYSVVRHATGDRNSTASPTLSNGLPAVDEVVGANERQELIIADPGVYTIYLEAWDDSAASGHALATVIVGNQPPEIKFLRPTEFDFVMPGQAIAYELEITDFEDGTSNYAAVDQDPQLSELNPSAVSRMNVQLTSVGADGQPIGDSDLPPGLRLIRQSDCLNCHAANRPLVGPSFVEIARKYRDQAGAQEQSVQRVLKGSTGVWGKVPMLPHQHYSLADAQTMVEYVYSVSEESSPPTAIGLRNELTVPSDAQAIRLEASYTDGGRGDVPAMTSTTSIVLRSRKIQAEHAAKHRRTKALDSKQAEGGRFMGAIEHRGYLMFPDVRLDQIGGIRASVASAGAGGVIEFRAESRTGTLLGTLEVTVNGHWEEFYQIECPIEPQQLRCDVFAVFKNQQSQQGLMNVDWIEFLPPSAVTAANAQVSPATETPVAETTSLP; from the coding sequence ATGAATATACAGACGTACCGTCTTCGCGCAGCGCTCCATGCAGGCTGGCGGCTGTTGGGAAATTGCCTTTCGTTGACCATTGCGTTTGGCCCCTGTGTGGCTGCTGATCTGATTGACTCGGCAGACTCCAGCCTCGTGCAACCTGCCGATGAAACACTGGACTGGTCACGTTTCGAACGCAAAACAATTGCCTCGCAATTGCAGCAGCCGATGGAGTTCGATATTGCTGCTGATGGCACAATTTTTTTGATTGAGTTAGCGGGTAAACTTAAGACGATTGACCCGCAGACGGGTGTGCAGTCGGTAGTCGGCGAATTATCAGTTACGACCGAACAAGAGAACGGCTTGATCGGGCTGGCCCTGGCTCCCGATTTTGAAAACGACCACTGGATTTACTTGCAGTACTCTCCGCCCGACTTCTCGGGACAGCGAGTCAGCCGCTTTCAATTTCGCGACGGACGACTGCTGTTGGATTCAGAGCAGCAGTTGCTGGAGTATCCGGAGCAACGGCGGGAGTGTTGCCATCATGCCGGTTCACTGGAGTTCGGTCCGGATGGTTGCTTGTACATTGGTACCGGCGACAATACCAATCCATTTGATTTTTCCGAAGGCTACGCGCCGATCGATCCACGGGCCGATCGTGAGCCCTGGGATGCGCAGCGCACATCGGCGAACTCGCAAAATTGGAATGGCAAAGTCCTGCGCATTCGCCCTGAGCCAGGCGGCGGCTATTCGATTCCAGAAGGCAATTTATTTCCAGCCGATGGATCGCAGGGCTTGCCCGAGATCTATGTCATGGGCTGTCGCAACCCCTGGCGTATCAGTGTCGATCAGCGAACCGGCTATGTGTACTGGGGAGATGTTGGACCAGACGCTGGCCAGGATGGTCCACGCGGTCCACGCGGTTACGACGAAATCAATCAAGCCCGGCAAGCGGGCAATTTCGGTTGGCCTTACTTTATCGGCGACAACTTTGCCTACTCCAGCTACGACTTCGAAACTAAAATGGCTGGCCAGCCGATGGATCCCTTGGCCCCGGAAAACCATTCTCCCAACAATACTGGCACTCGCCAGCTACCTCCGGCCCAACCTGCGCTGATTTATTATCCTGGGTCAGCTTTTGAAAAATTTCCGGAACTCGGTGCGGGCGGACGCACAGCCTGTGCAGGCCCGGTATTTTATGCTCAGGACTACCAACCGCATCCCTACCGCCTGCCCGACTATTTCGAAGGTTGTTTGTTTATCCATGAATGGTCTCGCAATTGGCTGATGGCCGTCCACCTGAAGGCGGACGGCCGGGTAGATCGTATCGAACCGTTTCTCCAGGCAGAAAAATTCACGCGCCCCATCCAACTGAAATTCGATCGCGGCGGTGTCCTGCATGTATTGCTGTATGGCGAGACGTGGGGCATCAACCATGATGCAGAACTTGTCCGCCTGGATTACGTGCGCGGCAATCGTGCACCGCGCCCTGTCATCGACATCGATCGCACCTTCGGACGTGAGCCGCTTAGAATTCAACTATCGGCTGCTAAATCAACCGATCCGGATGGCGATTTGCTAGAGTATCTGTGGAGCTATTCCGTGGTCCGACATGCTACTGGGGACAGGAATTCAACGGCATCACCAACGCTGAGCAATGGTCTACCTGCGGTGGATGAAGTGGTCGGAGCCAATGAGCGACAAGAATTGATAATCGCCGACCCTGGCGTATACACCATTTACTTGGAAGCCTGGGACGATTCGGCTGCTAGCGGTCACGCGCTGGCGACGGTTATCGTTGGCAATCAACCGCCCGAGATCAAGTTCCTGAGACCCACCGAGTTCGATTTCGTTATGCCGGGGCAGGCGATCGCTTACGAGTTGGAGATTACAGACTTTGAAGACGGCACCAGCAACTATGCAGCCGTTGATCAAGATCCACAACTCAGCGAACTTAACCCATCGGCCGTTAGTCGAATGAACGTTCAGTTGACGTCGGTTGGTGCCGATGGCCAGCCAATCGGTGACAGCGATTTACCTCCTGGCCTGAGGTTGATTCGACAGTCGGACTGCTTGAACTGCCATGCTGCCAATCGCCCGCTGGTTGGGCCATCATTTGTCGAAATTGCTCGCAAGTATCGCGATCAAGCTGGCGCACAGGAACAATCGGTTCAGCGTGTGCTCAAAGGTTCTACCGGGGTGTGGGGCAAGGTTCCGATGTTGCCTCACCAACATTACTCGTTGGCCGATGCCCAGACAATGGTCGAGTATGTCTACAGCGTGAGCGAAGAATCGTCCCCGCCAACAGCGATTGGATTGCGCAATGAGCTGACGGTACCCTCAGATGCTCAGGCAATACGCTTGGAGGCCAGCTATACCGATGGGGGACGTGGCGATGTACCGGCCATGACCTCGACCACTTCTATTGTGCTCCGCTCGCGGAAAATACAAGCCGAACATGCGGCCAAACACCGCCGCACCAAGGCGCTGGATTCAAAACAGGCCGAAGGCGGACGATTTATGGGAGCCATCGAACATCGTGGCTACTTGATGTTTCCCGATGTGCGGCTGGACCAGATTGGTGGAATTCGCGCCTCAGTGGCCAGTGCCGGAGCAGGCGGGGTCATCGAGTTCCGGGCTGAGTCACGTACCGGCACATTGCTGGGGACATTGGAAGTAACGGTCAACGGGCACTGGGAAGAGTTTTATCAAATCGAGTGCCCCATTGAGCCTCAACAGTTACGCTGCGACGTATTTGCGGTATTTAAGAACCAGCAATCCCAACAAGGGCTGATGAACGTGGATTGGATCGAGTTCTTGCCGCCATCAGCAGTAACTGCGGCCAATGCGCAAGTTTCTCCCGCGACTGAAACTCCCGTTGCTGAAACCACATCGTTGCCGTAA
- a CDS encoding TatD family hydrolase → MVIIDTHAHLTNPQLMRDIDGYLQQAHQAQVQGILCVGTTLEDSRRCVDLARNYQQLRAAVGIHPNNCHQAESGDWRMIVELCGDPRVVALGETGLDRYWDDCPWEVQLDYFGRHIELSRQTGLPLVIHTRDCGDEALQILREAAQHGSFTGVMHSFSGSWEVAKGCLELGLYISFAGMITFKNAGPLGQVARQIPDDRILVETDSPYLTPHPYRGQRPNHPALVTHTLLSLAELRGVSPALLAEQTTGNAHRLFNRWSK, encoded by the coding sequence ATCGTGATTATCGATACGCATGCACACCTTACTAACCCGCAGCTTATGCGTGATATCGACGGCTATTTGCAGCAGGCTCACCAAGCCCAGGTGCAGGGTATTTTGTGTGTTGGAACGACGCTGGAGGACTCTCGTCGCTGCGTCGACTTAGCCCGAAACTATCAGCAACTGCGCGCTGCGGTGGGGATTCACCCGAACAACTGCCATCAAGCCGAGTCTGGCGACTGGCGCATGATCGTTGAGTTGTGTGGTGATCCGCGAGTCGTCGCGTTGGGCGAGACGGGACTGGATCGCTACTGGGATGACTGTCCCTGGGAAGTCCAGCTCGACTATTTTGGTCGCCACATCGAACTATCGCGACAGACCGGATTGCCCTTGGTGATTCATACACGGGACTGTGGGGATGAGGCGCTGCAGATACTGCGCGAGGCCGCTCAGCACGGATCATTCACCGGCGTGATGCACTCGTTCAGCGGTTCGTGGGAGGTGGCCAAGGGCTGTTTGGAACTGGGGTTATACATTTCTTTTGCCGGCATGATAACCTTCAAGAATGCCGGTCCACTCGGCCAGGTGGCTCGGCAAATACCCGACGATCGGATACTCGTCGAAACCGACAGCCCTTATCTCACGCCGCATCCGTATCGAGGCCAGCGCCCCAATCATCCCGCGCTGGTCACACACACGCTGTTAAGCCTGGCCGAGCTACGAGGCGTCTCCCCTGCACTGTTAGCCGAGCAGACCACTGGCAACGCTCACCGCTTATTTAATCGCTGGTCAAAGTAG
- a CDS encoding DUF1559 domain-containing protein yields MLVVIAIIGVLVGLLLPAVNAAREASRRTSCSNNIRQIAMAAINYETTKKKLVPYQDDFGPSSAPKRGSWAVSLLGGIEQQPIRDEWDDGAIQPGNNDRLRPNIPLFQCPSDNDNNDESYARNSYAINVGHLWELMDIMNRLPMLDYVDDSVANWKHLNTVNATQIDNSISYNHAKGSEGFQSKGLQSGGIKDGNSNTLWFAENLQADSWGYSASDDSVRYRLGVGWVYALGSVPDSDLQGSTVVTIPKLTEVPVAPSHADAAKLNALPINGNKLTIAKGELFAARPSSSHAGGVVVVVMADGSVRVLSEGLEYHVYQALLTPNTRKSDVPYNRYLLKADDYE; encoded by the coding sequence TTGCTCGTCGTTATCGCCATCATCGGCGTCCTGGTGGGTCTGTTGCTACCAGCAGTTAACGCTGCCCGCGAAGCGTCCCGCCGCACCTCGTGTTCGAATAACATTCGGCAGATTGCAATGGCGGCGATTAACTACGAAACAACCAAGAAAAAACTGGTGCCATACCAAGATGACTTTGGGCCTTCAAGCGCACCCAAACGTGGCTCTTGGGCGGTGTCGCTCCTAGGAGGTATCGAGCAGCAGCCTATACGTGATGAATGGGACGACGGTGCGATCCAACCCGGCAATAATGACCGGCTACGTCCGAATATTCCGCTCTTTCAATGTCCGTCAGACAATGACAACAATGATGAATCGTACGCGCGTAATAGCTATGCAATAAACGTTGGTCACTTGTGGGAACTAATGGACATTATGAATAGGCTTCCCATGTTGGACTACGTCGATGATTCAGTTGCCAACTGGAAACATCTCAACACGGTCAATGCTACTCAGATTGATAACTCAATTTCATATAACCACGCGAAGGGATCGGAAGGATTTCAAAGTAAGGGATTGCAAAGCGGGGGAATAAAGGACGGCAACTCCAATACTCTGTGGTTTGCTGAAAACTTGCAAGCCGATAGTTGGGGATACAGCGCGAGTGATGATTCAGTTCGCTATCGTCTTGGGGTTGGCTGGGTGTATGCTTTGGGAAGCGTGCCAGATTCAGATCTTCAAGGATCAACAGTGGTAACAATTCCCAAATTGACGGAGGTTCCAGTTGCTCCATCACACGCAGATGCCGCCAAACTCAATGCTTTGCCTATCAATGGCAACAAGTTGACAATTGCCAAGGGTGAGTTGTTCGCCGCAAGGCCTTCGTCGAGCCACGCTGGTGGCGTGGTGGTAGTGGTAATGGCAGATGGCTCGGTTCGTGTACTGTCAGAGGGCTTGGAGTATCACGTCTATCAGGCTCTGCTAACGCCGAACACTCGCAAGAGCGATGTTCCATACAACCGCTATCTGCTCAAGGCAGACGACTACGAGTAG
- a CDS encoding zinc ribbon domain-containing protein translates to MIVIGTWDWPKTIETGIFYCPACDSQQNYRRRRVRPFLTLYFIPVIPIGRRQEQVQCRKCKSQFETSILGDSVPENERTVQSDLIKAAALTILEDQHVTEPEIVQTIAALQRVGGVHIDRAELGSVCSTLRTRGLSIGGFLWSGRNRWSRDLRLMILQIIFLAASAEGQLSQRRLSSLLGAGRILELSESEIENCIEQAEQLILGDDDRR, encoded by the coding sequence ATGATCGTGATTGGTACGTGGGATTGGCCGAAGACGATTGAGACCGGCATTTTTTATTGCCCGGCCTGCGATTCTCAGCAGAATTATCGTCGACGGCGCGTGCGACCGTTTTTGACGCTGTATTTCATCCCGGTCATTCCGATTGGACGGCGGCAGGAACAAGTCCAGTGCCGCAAGTGCAAGAGCCAGTTCGAGACCTCGATCCTGGGTGACTCAGTACCTGAAAATGAACGCACGGTTCAAAGCGATCTGATCAAGGCCGCAGCCCTGACCATTCTGGAAGACCAACACGTCACCGAACCCGAAATCGTGCAAACAATCGCAGCGCTCCAGCGCGTTGGTGGTGTGCATATCGACCGGGCAGAATTGGGTAGCGTATGTTCGACTTTGCGAACCCGCGGATTGAGCATAGGCGGCTTTCTGTGGTCTGGTCGAAATCGCTGGAGTCGCGATCTGCGACTGATGATTCTGCAGATTATCTTCCTGGCGGCCAGCGCCGAAGGTCAGCTATCCCAACGGCGACTTTCAAGCCTGCTGGGCGCTGGGCGAATCCTAGAACTGTCTGAGTCTGAAATCGAAAACTGCATTGAGCAAGCCGAGCAATTGATCTTGGGCGATGATGATAGAAGATGA
- a CDS encoding PIG-L family deacetylase, translating into MKPSVLAIAAHPDDIEFVMAGTMLQLVQRGWQAHYFNIANGCCGSTTLDRQQCAAVRLAEAQRAASLLPAVFYPPICDDLEVFYTPELHRRVAAVVRQARPSIILTHAPLDYMEDHQNAARLALGGAFVRAMPNFVSDPPVAPYQNDLAIYHAQPHGNREPLGTLVCPTHFVDVSGHMDLKRQLLAAHASQDQWLDATQGISAYLETMVQQHREVASLCRRSGVTSPITTFTHAEGWRRHIHLGLSEPNFDPLATALGDCIAVNS; encoded by the coding sequence ATGAAGCCATCGGTCTTGGCTATTGCCGCGCACCCTGACGACATCGAATTTGTGATGGCGGGCACGATGTTGCAATTGGTCCAGCGAGGCTGGCAGGCGCATTATTTCAATATTGCTAATGGCTGTTGCGGCTCGACGACGCTCGATCGCCAGCAGTGCGCTGCCGTGCGTTTGGCCGAGGCCCAGCGGGCGGCCAGCCTACTACCAGCAGTCTTTTATCCGCCGATTTGCGACGACCTGGAGGTGTTTTACACGCCCGAACTGCATCGACGAGTCGCCGCTGTGGTGCGTCAGGCCAGACCAAGTATCATTCTGACCCACGCTCCGCTGGATTACATGGAAGACCACCAGAATGCTGCTCGACTAGCCCTTGGTGGAGCCTTTGTGCGGGCCATGCCGAATTTCGTTAGCGATCCTCCGGTAGCGCCGTATCAGAATGACCTGGCCATCTACCATGCGCAGCCGCATGGCAATCGTGAACCGCTGGGCACGCTGGTCTGCCCTACACATTTTGTGGACGTCAGCGGGCACATGGACCTCAAGCGGCAACTCTTAGCCGCTCATGCCAGCCAGGATCAGTGGCTCGACGCCACGCAGGGCATTAGTGCCTATCTAGAAACCATGGTCCAGCAACATCGCGAGGTCGCCAGCCTCTGCCGCAGGTCTGGCGTTACTTCACCGATAACGACCTTTACGCACGCCGAAGGCTGGCGACGGCATATTCATCTTGGACTCTCTGAGCCCAATTTCGACCCTTTAGCCACCGCACTCGGCGACTGCATCGCAGTCAACTCATGA
- a CDS encoding methionyl-tRNA formyltransferase: MRIVVLGTGPFAVPSVEALRTLGHDIPLVVTRPVPASLLQSKTGSKLPNRPVADWAARHNLPLWEPPSINDTPAIERLRELRCDLLFVCDYGQILSADCLSSSRLGGINLHGSLLPRHRGAAPVQWSLLCGDKLAGVTVIHMTPRLDSGPAISIRATAILPDETAGELEPRLAVLGVQATVEAVDLLEDWDGQSPIGQRQDTTLMTRARRFSKQDGQLDFRLPAEYLVRLIRACQPWPGTFAELLWPGGKRMRLSIKAARYLDSPLPPDSKSIEAICTADNEVLGHVWQSSSQQLGLDWAAPWNQVMVVRTGRGLLAISRLQPSGKRDMTVAEFLRGHPLQPGTRFELPTSPLAELHP, translated from the coding sequence ATGCGGATTGTCGTGCTGGGAACAGGGCCATTTGCGGTACCATCTGTAGAAGCGCTGCGCACATTGGGGCACGACATTCCACTGGTCGTTACGCGACCTGTTCCAGCCAGCCTGTTGCAGTCCAAGACTGGCAGCAAATTGCCCAATCGTCCCGTTGCTGACTGGGCTGCACGGCACAACTTGCCACTCTGGGAACCTCCGTCGATCAACGACACTCCGGCCATCGAGCGGTTGCGTGAGCTACGTTGTGACCTGCTGTTCGTATGCGACTACGGTCAGATACTGTCGGCCGACTGCCTATCGTCGTCTCGACTGGGAGGCATCAACCTACACGGCTCGTTGTTACCTCGCCATCGTGGGGCCGCACCGGTGCAGTGGAGTCTGCTGTGCGGCGACAAGCTGGCTGGTGTGACCGTGATTCACATGACTCCGCGATTGGATTCCGGCCCAGCCATTTCCATTCGAGCGACTGCCATCTTGCCGGATGAAACGGCCGGCGAACTGGAACCGCGATTGGCTGTGCTGGGGGTGCAAGCGACTGTCGAGGCGGTTGACTTGCTTGAGGATTGGGACGGCCAGTCACCAATAGGCCAGCGCCAAGATACAACCTTGATGACACGTGCGCGACGCTTTTCCAAGCAGGATGGACAGCTAGATTTCCGTTTGCCTGCGGAATACTTAGTACGCCTGATACGCGCTTGCCAGCCTTGGCCCGGTACATTTGCTGAGCTGCTGTGGCCGGGTGGTAAAAGGATGCGATTGTCCATCAAAGCGGCCAGATATCTAGACAGCCCGCTGCCACCGGACAGTAAATCGATAGAAGCAATTTGCACTGCAGATAACGAAGTGCTTGGACATGTCTGGCAGAGTAGTAGCCAACAATTGGGCTTAGACTGGGCGGCACCCTGGAACCAGGTGATGGTCGTCCGTACCGGACGAGGACTATTGGCAATTAGCCGCTTGCAACCCTCGGGCAAACGCGATATGACTGTAGCCGAGTTCTTGAGAGGGCATCCGCTGCAGCCTGGAACACGATTTGAACTGCCAACCAGTCCGCTGGCTGAACTGCACCCTTAA
- a CDS encoding DUF1570 domain-containing protein: MNVSYQRGLLLALAIFATSNGMIGWAQPPRNLQVDSAKGRFVGLPIHWGRHDAALLQTSGRIELFEQAEIDQHQLLGEVFQPQSSQQAKLALQAELGPSFETLVAGPYVIGAPQNQARRWETRFRSLLAGYQRFFEVRGWPLRAPDFPLVVIVLPTRQEFVRWGSQEVGGRVINDNLVGMYVPRTNRCLLYNISIGNSPTNWEVTEATIVHEAIHQLAYNTGLHERLFAHPLWFVEGLATLFEVPAVYEVSLGQPSPKDRVHPEKYSHIKHLLHDTDALAAGLESLIASDQMFQSDPQIAYALSWALNYYLIERLPQKYLELVDRQRQRGFHAYAEGDRQFDFRAAFETTPPQLALQIQQLLRSP, from the coding sequence ATGAATGTTTCCTACCAGCGCGGCCTGCTATTGGCGTTGGCCATTTTTGCGACGTCCAACGGCATGATTGGTTGGGCGCAACCGCCGCGCAACCTTCAGGTGGACAGCGCGAAGGGACGCTTCGTGGGCCTGCCAATACATTGGGGACGCCACGACGCGGCACTGTTGCAGACAAGCGGCAGAATCGAATTGTTTGAACAGGCCGAGATCGACCAGCATCAACTACTGGGAGAAGTCTTTCAGCCGCAGTCATCACAGCAAGCCAAGCTGGCGCTGCAAGCTGAGCTGGGCCCCAGCTTTGAAACACTGGTCGCTGGACCGTATGTCATCGGAGCACCGCAGAACCAAGCGCGGCGTTGGGAAACGCGGTTCCGCAGTCTACTGGCTGGCTATCAGCGCTTCTTTGAAGTCCGGGGCTGGCCGCTGCGAGCCCCGGACTTTCCGCTGGTAGTCATTGTCCTGCCTACCCGGCAGGAATTTGTTCGCTGGGGATCACAGGAGGTCGGTGGCCGAGTGATCAATGACAATTTGGTCGGCATGTATGTACCGCGTACCAACCGCTGCCTGCTGTACAACATCAGCATCGGCAACTCCCCAACCAACTGGGAAGTCACTGAGGCGACCATCGTGCACGAAGCGATTCATCAACTGGCCTATAACACCGGCCTGCACGAACGATTGTTCGCTCACCCACTGTGGTTCGTAGAAGGCTTGGCTACGCTGTTTGAAGTGCCTGCCGTGTACGAAGTCAGCTTGGGGCAACCATCGCCCAAAGATCGTGTGCACCCTGAGAAATACAGCCATATCAAGCATCTATTGCACGATACAGACGCTTTGGCAGCCGGACTGGAAAGCTTGATTGCCAGCGATCAAATGTTTCAGTCCGACCCTCAAATCGCTTATGCACTCAGCTGGGCGCTGAACTACTATTTGATCGAGCGATTGCCGCAGAAGTATCTTGAACTGGTCGATCGCCAACGGCAACGAGGCTTCCATGCCTATGCCGAAGGCGACCGCCAATTCGATTTTCGCGCGGCCTTTGAAACTACACCGCCACAACTGGCACTGCAAATCCAACAGCTGTTGCGTTCACCGTGA